From the genome of Phoenix dactylifera cultivar Barhee BC4 unplaced genomic scaffold, palm_55x_up_171113_PBpolish2nd_filt_p 000143F, whole genome shotgun sequence:
CCATATCCAATCGATCACTATCGAGGAGTCCCTCTCCAGGTATATCCTATCTGCATCAAGTACCCTCCTCGTATGAGAGATACCCTCTCCAGCTGTCCGAAGCTCCGCTTTAATAACAGTCGAACCGAGGGTGCGCCGACCTCCGGCTACTACCAGTATACCCTGATGGTCTCGGATCACAAATCCTACCCATTTATATAGTCCATCTGCCGACATGCCGCTATCGAAGTTAATTTTGAGATGgccaaggggtgggggcacccaagagatttttttttttttttttacctcatGCGTTCTTCAGAAGTCCTCGGGAATTCAAGATAAAGGGATTGATTAGCCTTTTGTTCTCATGATGAGATGACGCGTTATGGGAGAGAGCACTCCTCAAAAATTAGTTAAACCTTCTTTTGTGAAATACAATAATGATGCCACTAGtaaaattcaaatcctgaaaggGAGAGAGTTGCCAATTAGCTATTATGATGTATACAAATTACCTCTTCATAGAATTTAGGATGCAGTAGAATGAGGTGGTATTGTAAAAGGGGGACCTACCATCACTCGTGTTATCGATGGTGCAGCTCGTCCACCTAGACGGCAAAACTTAAATTACaattatttctaaaaataaattaaatctatttatttatctctttctttaacCCAAGCCATTAGGACCAACGCACCTagtaaatcttttttttcttttttcgagGGAGGCAAAGCCATGTAGTCTTTATTAGAAAAAAAGAGTtaacaaaaattatttataaagaatttaaaaaaaaacaaaataataataataatttttgtatAAAAGATAGTGATCTATAAGTGAACCTGTTAAACTATTCAACTAGCTAAACAATCTTATAACTAATTTGAAGAATCTCTACATATTCAATATGCAACTATATAAGCTATATATCCTGATGTGAATTAATCTCTTTCTAAAAAGATAGATTAATGTCTCTCAATATCCGACACCAATGTTGCGAGATTATTTTCAAGTTTAAGATGGAGGTCAAGCAACTTCTTTGAACACATATGTTTTCAGATAAGATTTTGCTGTAAAAACTATTGCCTAATCCGCACTAATCATTCTAATTATTTTTACTGACATTAATGCACACAAATCTTAATACACAATTTGTCCTATTCCttgattaattatatatatataatatcaaaatccAACATTGAGAGGCACCTCCGGTGGCTGATTGTTACAAGTGCTCTTCCCGGCCAGCCCAGGGAAAGAAAAGGTGCCAATGGATTTTTATTCTGTGTGCCGCTGCCGAATCATAACCGGTAAGCGTACACGTGGCCCCCAGTCCCGTCCATCACACTGGGGGCGCGTTACATCGCCAGCTGGAACGAAGGGCCGATGTGGATGCATCACTTTATATGCGATCCTCTCGATCTCCCTCCAATTACTCCAATCGGAACCCAATGGACGGAAGATCGAACAACCCGCATATAAAGTAACCGAACGGACACTCGTGTTAAAGAATGCAAACCACGCCCGGTAAGCTGTGTCCCCGAGTCGGTGGTCCAATGCAGGAAGCGGTTTGAAGTCCCCTGTGATCGCGTCCCCTCTTTATAAACCCCCGCTCCCTCTCTCCACCTTTCCAAATTGCCGAAAAGAACGAGAGAAACACTCACCTGAAACCCTGATTCCTTCCGTTCCCCTGATTTCGAAATGGCCGGAACCCTAGGTTTTTCTGGATTGAATCCGTGCCCCCATCTCAACTGCCCAAGCCGCCGAACGGCGTGCGGCGCGGTGGCCATGGCGGAGGTGTCGACGGCGGTGAGGCGGCCCAAGAGCTTGTACGAGGTGCTGCGGGTGAAGAAGACGGCGTCGGCCGAGGAGATCAAAGCGGCGTACCGGTCGATGGCGAAGCGAGTCCACCCGGACGTGGCGCCGGCAGCCGGCGGGCTGGACTTCCTGGAGATCCACCGGGCTTACGAGACGCTTTCCGACCCGACGGCGAGGGCGCGGTACGACCTCTCCATCGGGCTGTTCGGATT
Proteins encoded in this window:
- the LOC108510699 gene encoding chaperone protein dnaJ 11, chloroplastic codes for the protein MAEVSTAVRRPKSLYEVLRVKKTASAEEIKAAYRSMAKRVHPDVAPAAGGLDFLEIHRAYETLSDPTARARYDLSIGLFGFAAAAPLRSRRWETDQCW